In a genomic window of Aeromicrobium panaciterrae:
- a CDS encoding SCO1664 family protein, with translation MTDLLAAELVLTSRIMPASNATFVGHIGDVPVVYKPVAGERPLWDFPDGNLARRETAAYVVSEAFGWNIVPRTWLREGPMGVGMVQLWQDVDPDQNAVDLVPADAVREGWHHVLDGLDARDVPVSLIHEDSAALRRMAVFDIVVNNADRKGGHVLEMVDGHRYGIDHGLTFHAEHKLRTVLWGWIDAQLEADELTGVQRVRTALDGDLGADLAELLTGQELASLGARCDRLIKNATFPGPSGDMPAVPWPPF, from the coding sequence GTGACTGACCTCCTCGCCGCCGAGCTGGTCCTCACAAGCCGGATCATGCCGGCCTCCAATGCGACCTTCGTCGGCCACATCGGCGACGTGCCGGTGGTCTACAAGCCTGTCGCCGGCGAACGCCCGTTGTGGGACTTCCCGGACGGCAACCTCGCCCGGCGCGAGACGGCTGCCTATGTCGTGTCGGAAGCGTTCGGCTGGAATATCGTCCCCCGCACCTGGCTCCGCGAGGGTCCGATGGGCGTCGGCATGGTTCAGTTGTGGCAGGACGTCGACCCAGACCAGAACGCAGTCGATCTCGTTCCCGCGGACGCGGTAAGGGAAGGCTGGCACCACGTACTGGACGGGCTCGATGCCCGTGATGTGCCCGTATCGCTCATCCACGAGGACTCCGCCGCACTACGGCGAATGGCCGTCTTCGACATCGTGGTCAACAACGCCGACCGCAAAGGCGGCCACGTACTCGAGATGGTCGATGGTCACCGATACGGCATCGACCACGGACTGACGTTCCACGCCGAGCACAAGCTCCGCACCGTCCTGTGGGGATGGATCGATGCACAGCTCGAGGCCGACGAACTCACGGGCGTGCAGCGCGTCCGCACGGCACTCGACGGAGATCTCGGCGCAGATTTGGCGGAACTGCTCACGGGCCAGGAGCTGGCGTCACTGGGTGCTCGCTGCGACCGGCTCATCAAGAACGCGACGTTCCCCGGCCCGTCGGGAGACATGCCCGCGGTGCCCTGGCCGCCATTCTGA
- a CDS encoding DUF3090 domain-containing protein, producing the protein MAPIVHGFDWPDRLVIGTVGQPGERTFYIQARAGKQLVSVSMEKQQSAALAERIEEILDELMAEDGNPFSVPALTPEGLVDNDPLEQPIEEQFRAGAMGLGWDPTTAQLVIEAFPIIEVDAEELEVLDMDELEPEEVLVVRIPVGTARAFAKRTREVVGAGRPLCPLCSLPMDSDDHICELPEGFR; encoded by the coding sequence ATGGCTCCCATCGTCCACGGATTCGACTGGCCCGATCGACTGGTCATCGGCACCGTTGGCCAACCCGGCGAGCGCACGTTCTACATCCAGGCCCGTGCAGGCAAACAGCTCGTCAGCGTCTCGATGGAGAAGCAGCAGTCCGCGGCACTCGCAGAGCGCATTGAGGAGATCCTCGACGAACTGATGGCCGAGGACGGCAACCCATTCAGCGTGCCTGCTCTGACACCCGAAGGTCTGGTCGACAACGATCCGCTCGAGCAGCCGATCGAGGAGCAGTTCCGTGCCGGCGCGATGGGCTTGGGTTGGGACCCGACGACCGCACAACTCGTCATCGAAGCATTTCCGATCATCGAGGTGGACGCCGAAGAGCTCGAAGTGCTCGACATGGACGAGCTTGAGCCCGAAGAAGTCCTCGTCGTACGCATTCCAGTCGGCACAGCACGCGCCTTCGCCAAGCGCACGCGTGAAGTCGTCGGCGCTGGTCGGCCCCTCTGCCCGCTGTGCAGCCTGCCCATGGATTCTGATGACCACATCTGCGAGTTGCCCGAAGGGTTTCGGTGA
- a CDS encoding histidine phosphatase family protein, giving the protein MATVILVRHGRTTANASGLLAGRTPGIQLDEVGHEQVARTGERLGDVPLVGIVTSPLKRCRQTSKAIVGQQANKPKVVTEKGITECDYGDWQGRSLSDLAKEDLWSIVQNHPAAAAFPGGESMATMQARAVEAIRRHDAAIEAEHGAGAVWAAVSHGDIIKAILADALGMHLDLFQRINVDPASASIIRYTSARPYVVASNTHAGDLSWMRGKPASEDAPVGGGAGHAADVATDS; this is encoded by the coding sequence ATGGCAACGGTGATCTTGGTGCGACACGGACGTACGACGGCGAACGCCAGCGGGCTGCTTGCAGGCCGTACGCCGGGCATCCAACTTGACGAGGTCGGACACGAGCAAGTCGCACGCACGGGAGAACGACTCGGTGATGTGCCACTCGTGGGCATTGTCACCAGTCCGCTCAAGCGCTGCCGTCAAACGTCCAAGGCGATCGTCGGCCAGCAAGCCAACAAGCCGAAGGTCGTGACCGAGAAGGGCATCACCGAATGCGACTACGGGGACTGGCAGGGCCGATCTCTCAGCGATCTCGCCAAGGAGGACCTCTGGTCGATCGTGCAGAACCATCCAGCAGCGGCAGCCTTCCCAGGCGGCGAGTCAATGGCAACGATGCAGGCACGAGCTGTCGAGGCAATCCGGCGGCACGATGCGGCGATCGAGGCCGAGCACGGCGCCGGTGCCGTGTGGGCTGCCGTGAGCCACGGCGACATCATCAAAGCGATCCTGGCTGACGCACTCGGCATGCATCTCGATCTCTTCCAGCGGATCAACGTCGATCCGGCATCTGCGTCGATCATCCGTTACACGTCCGCTCGCCCGTACGTCGTGGCCTCCAACACCCATGCTGGAGACCTCTCATGGATGCGCGGGAAGCCTGCGTCCGAGGACGCGCCCGTGGGCGGCGGAGCGGGTCACGCAGCGGACGTTGCCACCGACTCCTAG
- a CDS encoding SRPBCC domain-containing protein, producing the protein MNTNTIEREIAIEAPVERVWSLITQAEHLGTWFGDAGANIDLRPGGALEVRWDGHTLIGTVDAVEPTSRFTFRWHQLDTPAGADLTEQNSTLVEFTLTSEGDTTHVRLVESGFGSLALPAEQQVAMHADHSGGWPVELGHLKDHAAVVAA; encoded by the coding sequence ATGAACACCAACACCATCGAGCGCGAGATCGCCATCGAGGCGCCCGTCGAGCGTGTCTGGTCGCTGATCACCCAGGCCGAACATCTCGGCACCTGGTTCGGTGACGCTGGCGCGAACATCGACCTTCGCCCGGGCGGCGCCCTTGAGGTCCGCTGGGACGGCCATACGCTGATTGGCACTGTTGACGCGGTTGAGCCGACGAGCCGATTCACGTTCCGCTGGCATCAGCTGGACACTCCCGCCGGCGCAGATCTCACCGAGCAGAACTCGACGCTGGTGGAGTTCACACTCACCAGCGAGGGCGACACGACCCACGTACGCCTGGTGGAGAGCGGATTCGGCTCGCTCGCACTGCCCGCTGAGCAGCAGGTCGCGATGCATGCCGATCACAGCGGCGGCTGGCCGGTCGAGCTCGGCCACCTCAAGGACCACGCTGCAGTCGTGGCGGCCTGA
- a CDS encoding metalloregulator ArsR/SmtB family transcription factor, with the protein MATDTEVFSALGDATRWQVLTSLAERGEGSATVLARDLPVSRPAVLKHLQVLDRVGLVGSRKVGREVLYSPRSERLDATARRMAELAAAWDTRLAALKKLAESQ; encoded by the coding sequence ATGGCCACCGACACCGAGGTGTTCAGCGCCCTCGGTGACGCAACCCGTTGGCAGGTCCTCACCTCGCTCGCCGAGCGTGGTGAGGGCTCAGCCACGGTGCTAGCTCGGGATCTGCCGGTGAGTCGACCTGCCGTACTTAAGCATCTTCAGGTGCTGGACCGGGTGGGTCTCGTCGGTTCTCGAAAGGTCGGTCGCGAGGTCCTCTACTCGCCCCGATCCGAACGCCTCGACGCGACGGCGCGCCGGATGGCCGAACTTGCAGCGGCATGGGACACCAGGCTCGCTGCCCTCAAGAAGCTGGCAGAAAGCCAATAG
- a CDS encoding SRPBCC domain-containing protein, whose translation MTTQDRADAATPGLAQNGYSVSYAVEQSPEEVFAAILDVSAWWTGEIEGHADEVGAEFSYRHPPQHYSLQRVVELDPSRRVVWRVTDSHLSFISEPAEWTGSEIVFDIVPVADGTELRFTHVGLVPDVECFGACSAGWLHYVSGSLRSLITTGTGLPDPW comes from the coding sequence ATGACCACACAAGACAGAGCAGATGCGGCCACGCCTGGCCTGGCACAAAACGGCTACTCAGTGTCGTACGCGGTCGAGCAGTCACCGGAGGAGGTCTTCGCGGCCATCCTCGACGTCAGTGCATGGTGGACGGGAGAGATCGAGGGCCACGCGGACGAGGTGGGCGCTGAGTTCTCGTACCGACACCCGCCGCAGCACTACAGCCTCCAGCGCGTCGTCGAGCTCGATCCAAGCCGACGTGTGGTGTGGCGGGTGACGGACAGCCACTTGTCCTTCATCTCGGAGCCGGCCGAGTGGACTGGAAGTGAGATCGTGTTCGACATCGTGCCGGTGGCCGACGGCACCGAACTGAGGTTCACCCATGTCGGGCTGGTGCCAGACGTCGAGTGCTTTGGAGCGTGCTCGGCGGGATGGCTGCACTACGTCAGCGGGAGCCTGCGCAGTCTGATCACCACCGGCACAGGTCTCCCCGATCCCTGGTAG
- a CDS encoding excinuclease ABC subunit UvrA, producing the protein MSTAEHPADSHDLIRVQGARENNLKDVSVEIPKRRLTVFTGVSGSGKSSLVFATIAAESQRMINETYSAFVQGFMPNLARPDVDYLEGLTTAIIVDQERMGANPRSTVGTATDANAMLRILFSRLGDPQIGPPTAFSFNVPTRKASGVMSTEKAGGRVEKAVVQNQVYLGGMCARCEGMGAVSDFDMTAIYDEEKSLGEGALTVPGYSMDGWYGRIFSGFGFDMDKPIKKFTKKELDDLLYKEPTKIKVEGINLTYEGVIPKIQKSILTKDVDAMQPHIRAFVERAITFQTCPECEGTRLSAEARSSKIKGKNIADVCRMQITDLADWVRDLNEPSVAPLLTGLQHVLDSFSEIGLGYLSLDRPAGTLSGGEAQRTKMIRHLGSSLTDITYVFDEPTIGLHPHDIQRMNQLLLQLRDKGNTVLVVEHKPETIAIADHIVDLGPAAGAGGGAVCFEGSVDGLRKSDTTTGRHFDDRAKLKDEVRTSSGALEIRGASTHNLQNVDVDIPLGLLCVVTGVAGSGKSSLIHGSVDGRDGVVVIDQGAIRGSRRSNPATYTGLLEPIRKAFAKANNVKPALFSSNSEGACPSCNGNGIIYTELGVMATVESVCEECNGKRFQASVLEYTLGGQNIAEVLAMSVDEAEKFFAAGDADTPAAHKILDRLSDVGLGYLTLGQPLTTLSGGERQRIKLATQMAGKGDIYVLDEPTTGLHLADVENLLGLLDRLVESGKSIIVIEHHQAVMAHADWIIDLGPGAGHDGGKVVFEGIPADLVANKKTLTGKHLAEYVAG; encoded by the coding sequence ATGAGCACCGCCGAACATCCGGCTGACAGCCACGATCTGATCCGCGTGCAAGGTGCACGCGAGAACAATCTCAAGGACGTCAGTGTCGAGATCCCCAAGCGCCGACTCACTGTGTTCACGGGAGTCTCGGGTTCCGGCAAGAGCTCGCTGGTGTTCGCCACCATCGCGGCCGAGTCGCAGCGCATGATTAACGAGACCTACAGCGCGTTCGTCCAAGGATTCATGCCCAACCTTGCACGTCCCGACGTCGACTACCTCGAAGGTCTGACGACGGCGATCATCGTCGATCAGGAGCGGATGGGTGCCAACCCTCGTTCAACTGTGGGCACCGCAACGGACGCCAATGCGATGCTGCGCATTCTCTTCAGCCGTCTCGGCGACCCCCAGATCGGGCCGCCGACGGCGTTCTCGTTCAACGTCCCCACCCGCAAGGCGAGCGGCGTGATGAGCACAGAGAAGGCTGGCGGACGCGTCGAGAAGGCCGTCGTGCAGAACCAGGTTTATCTCGGCGGAATGTGCGCACGCTGCGAAGGTATGGGAGCCGTCTCCGACTTCGACATGACGGCGATCTATGACGAGGAGAAGTCGCTCGGCGAGGGCGCCCTCACCGTCCCGGGCTACAGCATGGACGGCTGGTACGGCCGAATCTTCAGCGGCTTCGGCTTCGACATGGACAAGCCGATCAAGAAGTTCACCAAGAAGGAGCTCGACGATCTGCTCTACAAGGAGCCGACCAAGATCAAGGTCGAAGGCATCAACCTCACGTACGAAGGCGTGATCCCCAAGATCCAGAAGTCGATTCTGACCAAGGACGTCGACGCCATGCAGCCGCACATTCGGGCGTTCGTCGAGCGAGCCATCACCTTCCAGACCTGCCCCGAGTGCGAAGGCACCCGGCTCAGCGCCGAGGCTCGATCCTCCAAGATCAAGGGCAAGAACATCGCTGACGTCTGCCGGATGCAGATCACGGATCTGGCCGACTGGGTGCGCGACCTCAACGAACCCTCGGTAGCACCCTTGTTGACCGGTCTACAGCACGTGCTCGACTCATTCTCCGAGATCGGGCTCGGCTACCTCTCGCTCGACCGGCCAGCAGGCACGCTGTCTGGCGGCGAGGCTCAGCGCACCAAGATGATCCGTCACCTCGGTTCGTCACTGACCGACATCACGTACGTCTTCGACGAGCCGACGATCGGTCTGCACCCGCACGACATCCAGCGCATGAACCAGCTGCTGCTGCAGCTGCGCGACAAGGGCAACACTGTCTTGGTCGTCGAGCACAAGCCCGAGACAATCGCGATCGCCGATCACATCGTCGACCTCGGCCCTGCGGCAGGCGCCGGAGGCGGCGCGGTCTGCTTCGAAGGATCAGTCGATGGTCTCCGCAAGAGCGACACGACAACCGGACGTCATTTCGACGACCGGGCGAAGCTCAAGGACGAAGTCCGTACGTCGTCCGGCGCTCTGGAGATCCGAGGCGCTTCGACTCACAACCTCCAGAACGTCGATGTCGACATCCCGCTCGGTCTGCTCTGTGTCGTCACAGGCGTAGCCGGCTCAGGCAAGAGCTCGCTGATCCATGGGTCGGTCGATGGTCGCGACGGCGTGGTCGTGATCGATCAGGGCGCGATCCGCGGCTCACGTCGCAGCAATCCAGCGACCTACACCGGGCTGCTCGAGCCGATTCGCAAGGCGTTTGCCAAGGCCAACAACGTGAAGCCGGCACTCTTCAGCTCCAACTCCGAAGGCGCCTGCCCGAGCTGCAACGGCAACGGCATCATCTACACCGAGCTGGGCGTGATGGCGACGGTCGAGTCCGTCTGCGAGGAGTGCAATGGCAAGCGCTTCCAGGCCTCGGTGCTCGAATACACGCTGGGCGGACAGAACATCGCTGAAGTGCTGGCGATGTCGGTCGACGAAGCCGAAAAGTTCTTCGCCGCCGGCGACGCCGACACACCTGCTGCTCACAAGATCCTCGATCGCCTGTCCGATGTCGGACTCGGCTACCTGACGCTCGGGCAGCCCCTCACGACTTTGTCCGGTGGTGAGCGCCAGCGCATCAAGCTCGCCACCCAGATGGCTGGCAAGGGAGACATCTACGTCCTCGATGAGCCGACCACCGGCTTGCATCTTGCCGACGTCGAGAACCTCCTCGGACTGCTGGATCGTCTGGTTGAGTCCGGCAAGTCGATCATTGTGATCGAGCACCACCAGGCTGTGATGGCGCATGCCGACTGGATCATCGATCTCGGACCCGGTGCAGGTCACGACGGCGGCAAGGTCGTCTTCGAGGGCATCCCGGCGGACCTGGTCGCCAACAAGAAGACGCTGACCGGCAAACACCTCGCCGAATACGTCGCGGGCTAG
- a CDS encoding DUF5995 family protein — protein MSLPRRMLLAAVSIGLSLTALPANAGTLDPIIEILPPLPVPYHPTSATECADGSPTCIGVTIAQMEKRYDALRATCDHDAVFALAYLRVTENVRDALDEGIYDDPVWLRNQDAAFAQDYYDSYDNWHAGRKNLVPQAWRIAFQAADDGSVSALGNFMLSMNAHINRDFSYVLADAGLTGADGVSHKPDHNRFNARLDSLYHPVFSEEALELDPRFDDVNLANLDEEAVGAIMLGWRETVWRNAEALSLAKTPLALSIAKSNIETYATTQAVLYRSLFASSKARTAERNAYCHARQG, from the coding sequence ATGTCGCTCCCACGACGCATGCTGCTCGCCGCCGTTTCGATCGGCTTGAGCCTGACGGCACTGCCGGCCAACGCAGGCACGCTGGATCCGATCATCGAGATCCTTCCGCCACTGCCGGTGCCGTACCACCCGACCAGCGCGACCGAGTGCGCTGACGGCAGTCCCACGTGTATCGGCGTGACGATCGCGCAGATGGAGAAACGCTACGACGCCCTGCGTGCGACATGCGACCACGACGCGGTGTTCGCGCTGGCGTACCTCCGGGTGACCGAGAACGTGCGAGACGCTCTCGACGAAGGGATCTACGACGATCCTGTGTGGCTGCGCAACCAGGACGCAGCGTTCGCACAGGACTACTACGACTCGTACGACAACTGGCACGCCGGCCGCAAGAACCTCGTCCCGCAGGCCTGGCGTATCGCGTTCCAGGCGGCCGACGACGGCTCGGTCAGCGCACTGGGCAACTTCATGCTGTCGATGAACGCGCACATCAACCGCGACTTCTCGTACGTTCTGGCGGATGCCGGACTCACCGGTGCAGACGGCGTGTCGCACAAGCCTGACCACAACAGGTTCAATGCGCGCCTCGACAGCCTCTACCACCCGGTCTTCTCCGAAGAAGCCCTCGAGCTCGACCCTCGGTTCGATGACGTCAATCTCGCCAATCTGGACGAGGAAGCAGTCGGCGCCATCATGCTTGGCTGGCGCGAGACGGTCTGGCGCAATGCCGAGGCGCTCTCACTCGCGAAGACTCCGCTGGCACTCTCGATCGCCAAGTCGAATATCGAAACCTACGCGACCACGCAGGCCGTTCTGTATCGCAGCCTCTTCGCGTCGTCCAAGGCCAGAACCGCCGAGCGCAACGCGTACTGCCACGCACGCCAGGGCTGA
- a CDS encoding universal stress protein, whose translation MSGFRPHVVVGVSRKQPGVIRQALAEADRLGAALHVVHCHDVQLSTADFHGKGEFVGSVAASAALTDAHDFIKSEAPSQIVNFMEVEGETSKVLLAHARDAQTIILGAGEASWLDWVRGGTMAGRIARDASCPVIMVPERCASVDEHGAIVVTIDGDTSAFGPLSYGFEQAQSRDRLLIILHAVPLGTSDADFESHRANVAEIIAGWNGLFPDVKVLVSSTIGDAVDACVGASSSASLVVIGRPHGRVGSFALARPVAMSVLRRAQCAVAIVPRDYRHDRVSDSTRADRQSTLV comes from the coding sequence ATGAGCGGATTTCGTCCACACGTCGTTGTCGGTGTTTCTCGCAAGCAACCCGGCGTCATCAGGCAGGCCTTGGCTGAAGCCGATCGGCTCGGAGCGGCGCTGCACGTGGTGCATTGCCACGACGTCCAACTCTCGACGGCCGACTTTCACGGCAAGGGCGAGTTCGTGGGATCTGTGGCGGCATCGGCGGCCCTGACGGATGCCCACGATTTCATCAAAAGCGAGGCGCCGTCACAGATCGTCAATTTCATGGAGGTCGAGGGCGAGACAAGCAAAGTCCTACTTGCGCACGCCCGCGATGCACAAACGATCATCCTCGGAGCCGGTGAGGCGTCCTGGCTTGATTGGGTGCGCGGGGGAACCATGGCGGGGCGCATCGCTCGCGACGCGAGTTGTCCCGTGATCATGGTGCCTGAGCGCTGTGCCTCGGTGGACGAGCACGGTGCCATCGTCGTCACAATCGACGGGGACACGTCGGCGTTCGGGCCGCTGAGTTATGGATTTGAACAGGCACAGTCGCGCGACAGGTTGCTGATCATCCTGCATGCCGTGCCTCTTGGTACGTCAGACGCCGATTTCGAGAGTCACCGTGCCAACGTCGCCGAGATCATTGCCGGCTGGAATGGCCTGTTCCCTGACGTCAAGGTCCTGGTGTCCTCGACGATCGGCGATGCCGTCGACGCGTGCGTCGGGGCGAGCAGCTCGGCGTCCCTCGTGGTGATCGGTCGGCCCCACGGGCGAGTCGGTTCGTTCGCGCTGGCGCGACCTGTTGCGATGAGTGTGTTGCGCCGAGCTCAGTGCGCGGTTGCGATCGTCCCGCGGGACTATCGACATGACCGTGTCAGTGACTCGACACGCGCCGACCGTCAATCAACTCTGGTGTGA
- a CDS encoding pyridoxamine 5'-phosphate oxidase family protein, whose product MTTRISSISVLDEQECYQLLSTTTVGRVAFISHHGQQLLPLNFAMVDGVIYFRVNEEGVLSELADGLVDVAFEVDHHGTTTRDAWNVTVRGTTSRVHESAGLASTANLASLRPWAPGERALVVALTPELIDGRRVSSH is encoded by the coding sequence ATGACAACCAGGATCAGCTCGATCAGCGTGCTCGATGAGCAAGAGTGCTACCAACTGCTGTCGACGACGACAGTCGGCCGTGTTGCGTTCATCAGCCATCACGGCCAGCAACTGCTGCCCCTCAACTTCGCCATGGTCGACGGGGTGATCTACTTCCGTGTCAATGAGGAAGGAGTCCTGTCCGAGTTGGCGGACGGACTGGTCGATGTTGCCTTCGAGGTCGACCACCACGGAACGACGACCCGCGATGCGTGGAACGTGACCGTACGCGGGACGACCTCACGTGTCCATGAATCGGCAGGATTGGCCAGCACGGCTAACCTCGCTTCCCTCCGCCCTTGGGCGCCAGGCGAGCGAGCGCTGGTCGTTGCTCTCACACCAGAGTTGATTGACGGTCGGCGCGTGTCGAGTCACTGA
- a CDS encoding alpha/beta hydrolase has protein sequence MPSIATTHGLISYREGGTGVPVVMLHATLHDRRDFDPIFDEITRNHRAIALDWPHHGESSNSGALPLASDLVVTLKDVVNALNLEPAIFIGNSVGGYAAAQLAIDDPERVAGLVLVNSGGFTKQTPATKAFIKLMSSPAIFTKRMLPLLAKAYMRAKTDSDKAIITRVKARAAGSGAAVAAKLWSSFADPSFDLRSTAAKITAPTLLMWGTKDLTTPLGDGKRAAAVIPNATLHEFPTGHLPFSSQPWEFLEIVMPFIDDPA, from the coding sequence ATGCCCAGCATTGCGACGACGCACGGCCTGATCAGCTATCGCGAAGGCGGCACCGGCGTACCAGTCGTCATGCTTCACGCGACCCTTCACGATCGCCGTGACTTCGATCCAATCTTTGACGAGATCACCCGCAATCACCGAGCAATCGCACTCGACTGGCCCCACCACGGCGAGTCGTCCAACAGCGGTGCGCTCCCTCTCGCCTCCGACCTGGTCGTCACCCTCAAGGATGTCGTCAACGCGCTCAACCTCGAACCAGCGATTTTCATCGGCAACTCCGTCGGCGGCTATGCCGCAGCTCAGCTCGCGATCGACGACCCGGAGCGAGTGGCTGGTCTGGTGCTCGTCAACTCGGGCGGATTCACCAAGCAAACCCCCGCGACCAAGGCGTTCATCAAGCTGATGAGCAGTCCAGCCATCTTCACCAAGCGCATGTTGCCGCTACTGGCCAAGGCGTACATGCGCGCCAAGACGGACTCCGACAAGGCGATCATCACCCGAGTCAAGGCGCGAGCTGCGGGCAGCGGCGCAGCTGTCGCTGCCAAGCTCTGGAGCAGTTTCGCCGACCCCTCCTTCGACTTGCGCTCGACAGCCGCCAAGATCACCGCACCGACGCTGCTCATGTGGGGCACGAAGGACCTGACCACACCGTTGGGCGATGGCAAGCGTGCTGCCGCCGTCATACCCAACGCGACACTGCACGAGTTCCCAACGGGGCACCTGCCGTTCTCCTCCCAGCCTTGGGAGTTCCTCGAGATCGTCATGCCTTTCATCGACGATCCCGCGTAG
- the ykgO gene encoding type B 50S ribosomal protein L36 → MKVRNSLRSLKNQPGSQVVRRHGRTFVINKINPRLKARQG, encoded by the coding sequence ATGAAGGTCCGCAACTCCCTCCGCTCGCTCAAGAACCAGCCCGGTTCGCAGGTCGTACGTCGCCACGGCCGCACGTTCGTGATCAACAAGATCAACCCGCGTCTCAAGGCTCGGCAGGGCTAA
- the arfB gene encoding alternative ribosome rescue aminoacyl-tRNA hydrolase ArfB: MSHNGRLSLPESEMTWRFSRSSGAGGQHVNTTDTRVELIWSLTDTTALSPAQKELASHRLSNRLVGGTITVVSSQYRSQHRNREAARVRLEDLVSHAIVPPKPRRATKPSRASKERRLDSKKKRSAIKQGRSGAWE, encoded by the coding sequence ATGAGTCATAACGGACGTCTGTCCCTGCCCGAGAGCGAGATGACCTGGCGGTTCTCTCGCTCTTCGGGCGCCGGCGGCCAACACGTCAACACGACCGATACTCGCGTCGAGCTGATCTGGTCGCTCACCGACACCACCGCGCTCTCCCCCGCCCAGAAGGAACTCGCCTCACACAGGCTGAGCAACCGACTGGTCGGCGGGACGATCACGGTGGTGTCGTCTCAATATCGCTCGCAACACCGCAATCGCGAGGCAGCACGCGTACGGCTCGAGGATCTCGTGTCCCACGCGATCGTTCCGCCCAAACCGAGGCGAGCAACCAAGCCCAGCCGCGCCTCGAAGGAGCGCCGGCTCGACTCCAAGAAGAAGCGCAGCGCCATCAAGCAGGGGCGCTCCGGCGCGTGGGAATAG
- a CDS encoding PadR family transcriptional regulator, translating into MRNNNSSEHRNPADRRRGRGHSDFGFGREFGPGFGGPGFGGPGRPRGRRRGGRGGDVRAAALLLLSEQPQHGYQLIQEIGERSNGAWKPSPGSIYPVLQQLEDEGLISFDRVDGRKTATLTDDGASYVEENREELGTPWEAAAGDPTDEMREFVLVLKGLMGAWKQVAQAGNATQREQAAKVVDDARKALYRILADDES; encoded by the coding sequence ATGCGTAACAACAATTCTTCAGAACACCGCAATCCGGCCGATCGCCGTCGCGGACGTGGACACTCCGACTTCGGCTTCGGCCGTGAGTTTGGCCCCGGATTTGGTGGCCCCGGATTTGGTGGCCCCGGCCGCCCCCGTGGACGCCGTCGTGGCGGACGAGGTGGCGACGTTCGCGCCGCCGCCCTCCTGCTCCTCAGTGAGCAGCCGCAGCACGGCTACCAGCTCATCCAGGAGATCGGCGAGCGCTCCAACGGGGCGTGGAAGCCCAGCCCCGGATCGATCTATCCCGTGCTCCAGCAGCTCGAGGACGAAGGCCTCATCTCGTTCGATCGCGTCGACGGTCGCAAGACCGCAACACTGACCGACGACGGCGCCTCGTACGTTGAGGAGAACCGCGAAGAGCTCGGCACCCCGTGGGAGGCCGCCGCTGGCGACCCGACCGACGAGATGCGCGAGTTCGTTCTCGTCCTCAAGGGCCTCATGGGTGCCTGGAAGCAGGTCGCCCAGGCCGGCAACGCCACTCAGCGCGAGCAGGCTGCCAAGGTCGTCGACGATGCCCGGAAGGCTCTGTACCGCATACTTGCGGACGATGAGTCATAA
- a CDS encoding CBS domain-containing protein: MRVSDVLASKGSDAIYTIKPEASIRELLDVLADRNIGAMVVSDDGETMIGIVSERDVVRKLRDVENARDVTVASIMTTDVQVAGPDDSFKSLMIAMTEHRVRHIPVLDDGRLVGVLSIGDAVKHRMEQLEFERDQLNKYVSGG; this comes from the coding sequence ATGCGCGTGAGCGACGTCCTGGCGTCCAAGGGCAGCGATGCCATCTACACGATCAAACCCGAGGCTTCGATCCGCGAGCTGCTCGACGTGCTCGCCGACCGCAACATCGGCGCCATGGTCGTCAGCGACGACGGGGAGACGATGATCGGGATCGTCTCTGAGCGCGATGTGGTCCGCAAGCTCCGAGATGTCGAGAACGCCCGCGATGTGACGGTCGCCAGCATCATGACGACTGACGTGCAGGTGGCTGGGCCGGATGACTCGTTCAAGTCGCTCATGATCGCGATGACCGAGCACCGCGTACGCCACATTCCCGTACTCGACGACGGGCGACTGGTCGGCGTGCTCAGCATCGGCGACGCCGTGAAGCACCGCATGGAACAGCTGGAATTCGAGCGAGATCAGCTCAACAAGTACGTCTCAGGCGGCTGA